The following are from one region of the Actinoplanes sp. L3-i22 genome:
- a CDS encoding urease subunit alpha, which yields MTTSLDRARYAALYGPTAGDRIRLADTNLLLEIEEDRSAGPHAGDEVVFGGGKVIRESMGQSRATRAEGTPDTVITGAVVVDHWGIVKADIGIRDGRIVAIGKAGNPDTMNGVHPDLVIGASTEIIAGNGKILTAGAIDSHVHLISPTILDTAIASGITTIIGGGTGPAEGTKATTVTPNAWHLARMLEAIDTYPINVLLLGKGNTMSAESMWEQLRGGAGGFKLHEDWGTTPAVIDACLKVCDASGVQAAIHTDTLNEAGFVEETIRAIGGRSIHAYHTEGAGGGHAPDIITVASHPNVLPSSTNPTRPYTKNTLAEHLDMLMVCHHLNSAVPEDLAFAESRIRPSTMAAEDLLHDLGAISMIGSDSQAMGRVGEVILRTWQTAHVMKARRGALSGDGQADNNRIKRYVAKYTICPAIAHGMSAQVGSVEAGKLADLVLWDPAFFGVRPSLVIKGGMIAYAQMGDANASIPTPQPMLPRPMFGSYGVVPAQTSVAFVAPAAIDALLSDRIGVKRALVPVGDTRSVGKADMPLNGAMPRIDVKADTFEVRIDGETVEPDPVTELPMAQRYFLF from the coding sequence GTGACCACCTCGCTGGACCGCGCACGGTACGCGGCGCTCTACGGACCGACCGCCGGCGACCGGATCCGGCTCGCCGACACGAACCTGCTCCTCGAGATCGAGGAGGACCGCAGCGCCGGCCCGCACGCCGGTGACGAGGTGGTCTTCGGCGGCGGCAAGGTGATCCGCGAGTCGATGGGCCAGTCCCGGGCGACCCGCGCCGAGGGCACCCCGGACACGGTGATCACCGGCGCGGTCGTCGTCGACCACTGGGGCATCGTCAAGGCCGACATCGGGATCCGGGACGGCCGGATCGTCGCGATCGGCAAGGCCGGCAACCCGGACACCATGAACGGCGTGCACCCCGACCTGGTGATCGGCGCGAGCACCGAGATCATCGCGGGCAACGGCAAGATCCTGACGGCCGGGGCGATCGACAGCCACGTGCACCTGATCAGCCCGACGATCCTGGACACCGCGATCGCGTCCGGCATCACCACGATCATCGGCGGGGGCACCGGACCGGCCGAGGGCACCAAGGCGACCACGGTCACGCCGAACGCGTGGCACCTGGCCCGGATGCTCGAGGCGATCGACACGTACCCGATCAATGTCCTGCTGCTCGGCAAGGGCAACACCATGTCGGCCGAGTCGATGTGGGAGCAGCTGCGGGGCGGCGCCGGCGGCTTCAAGCTGCACGAGGACTGGGGCACCACCCCGGCCGTGATCGACGCGTGCCTGAAGGTCTGCGACGCGTCCGGCGTCCAGGCGGCGATCCACACCGACACGCTGAACGAGGCCGGGTTCGTCGAGGAGACCATCCGGGCGATCGGCGGGCGATCGATCCACGCCTATCACACCGAGGGCGCCGGCGGCGGGCACGCGCCGGACATCATCACCGTGGCCTCGCACCCCAACGTGCTGCCGTCGTCGACGAACCCGACCCGGCCGTACACGAAGAACACCCTGGCCGAGCACCTCGACATGCTGATGGTCTGCCACCACCTGAACTCGGCCGTGCCGGAGGACCTGGCCTTCGCGGAGAGCCGGATCCGGCCGTCCACGATGGCGGCCGAGGACCTGCTGCACGACCTTGGGGCGATCTCGATGATCGGCTCGGACTCGCAGGCGATGGGCCGGGTCGGCGAGGTGATCCTGCGGACCTGGCAGACCGCGCACGTGATGAAGGCCCGCCGGGGCGCGCTTTCCGGCGACGGCCAGGCCGACAACAACCGGATCAAGAGGTACGTCGCCAAGTACACGATCTGCCCGGCCATCGCGCACGGCATGTCGGCCCAGGTCGGCTCGGTCGAGGCGGGCAAGCTCGCGGACCTGGTGCTGTGGGACCCGGCGTTCTTCGGCGTACGTCCGTCGCTGGTGATCAAGGGCGGCATGATCGCCTACGCGCAGATGGGCGACGCGAACGCCTCGATCCCCACGCCGCAGCCGATGCTCCCCCGGCCGATGTTCGGCTCCTACGGTGTCGTCCCGGCGCAGACCTCGGTCGCGTTCGTCGCCCCGGCCGCCATCGACGCACTGCTCAGCGACCGGATCGGGGTCAAGCGCGCCCTGGTCCCGGTCGGGGACACCCGGTCGGTCGGCAAGGCCGACATGCCGCTGAACGGCGCGATGCCCCGGATCGACGTCAAGGCCGACACCTTCGAGGTACGGATCGACGGCGAGACCGTCGAACCGGACCCGGTCACCGAACTGCCCATGGCCCAGCGGTACTTCCTGTTCTGA
- a CDS encoding urease accessory protein UreF — MSLATLLLLADGRLPSGGHAHSAGLEAQVSAGRVRTVEDLDGFLRGKLATGALVNAAFAAAACRSPGTFAALDAGLDARTPSPALRKASRAQGRALLRAGRAMWPVAAIGREPHQPVALGALASAAGLTPAQTAVAAAHGTITGPASAAVRLLGLDPYAVHALLARLAPECDRIAELAATRSGDPVDELPAAGAPLLDIGAEHHATWEVRLFAS, encoded by the coding sequence ATGAGCCTTGCCACGCTCCTGCTGCTCGCCGACGGCCGGCTGCCGTCCGGCGGGCACGCGCACTCGGCCGGCCTGGAGGCCCAGGTCTCCGCCGGCCGGGTGCGGACCGTCGAGGACCTGGACGGCTTCCTCCGCGGCAAGCTGGCGACCGGCGCGCTCGTCAACGCGGCGTTCGCGGCGGCGGCCTGCCGGTCCCCCGGCACCTTCGCGGCCCTCGACGCCGGGCTCGACGCCCGCACACCGTCCCCGGCGCTGCGGAAAGCCTCGCGGGCGCAGGGCCGGGCGCTGCTCCGCGCCGGCCGGGCGATGTGGCCGGTCGCCGCCATCGGCCGGGAACCCCACCAGCCCGTCGCGCTCGGCGCGCTCGCCTCAGCCGCCGGACTCACCCCGGCCCAGACCGCGGTGGCGGCGGCCCACGGCACGATCACCGGCCCGGCCAGCGCCGCGGTCCGGCTCCTCGGACTTGATCCGTACGCGGTGCACGCGCTCCTCGCGCGGCTCGCACCCGAATGTGACCGGATCGCGGAACTCGCCGCGACCCGGTCCGGCGACCCGGTCGACGAACTGCCGGCCGCGGGCGCTCCACTGCTCGACATCGGCGCCGAGCACCACGCCACCTGGGAGGTGCGTCTCTTTGCATCCTGA
- the ureG gene encoding urease accessory protein UreG yields MHPELHEHGPDEVPHSHPDPGVDPHAPLTAGPRALRIGIGGPVGSGKTALVAALCRALGEELRLAVVTNDIYTTEDADFLLRNGVLPAERIRAVETGCCPHTAIRDDISANLDAVEDLEASLGPLDLVLVESGGDNLTATFSKGLIDQQIFVVDVSGGDKVPRKGGPGVTAADLLVINKTDLAPMVGADLSVMERDAKARRHELPTVFLSLAEDKAASPVAAWIRGLIAARVPA; encoded by the coding sequence TTGCATCCTGAACTGCACGAACACGGCCCCGATGAGGTTCCGCACAGCCACCCCGACCCCGGGGTCGACCCGCACGCCCCGCTCACCGCCGGCCCGCGCGCCCTGCGCATCGGCATCGGCGGACCGGTCGGCTCCGGCAAGACCGCCCTGGTCGCGGCGCTGTGCCGGGCTCTCGGCGAGGAACTGCGGCTGGCGGTCGTGACCAACGACATCTACACCACCGAGGACGCCGACTTCCTGCTCCGCAACGGCGTCCTGCCGGCCGAACGGATCCGCGCCGTCGAGACCGGCTGCTGCCCGCACACCGCGATCCGCGACGACATCTCGGCGAACCTGGACGCGGTCGAGGACCTGGAAGCCTCCCTCGGGCCGCTGGACCTGGTCCTGGTCGAGAGCGGTGGCGACAATTTGACGGCCACCTTCAGCAAAGGGCTGATCGACCAGCAGATCTTCGTGGTCGACGTGTCCGGGGGCGACAAGGTTCCGCGCAAGGGCGGGCCGGGCGTCACCGCGGCCGACCTGCTGGTGATCAACAAGACCGATCTGGCGCCGATGGTGGGGGCGGATCTGTCGGTGATGGAGCGGGACGCCAAGGCTCGTCGTCATGAGCTGCCGACGGTGTTCCTGTCGCTGGCGGAGGACAAGGCGGCCAGTCCGGTGGCCGCGTGGATCCGCGGGCTGATCGCGGCGCGCGTGCCGGCCTGA
- a CDS encoding urease accessory protein UreD → MKAEARIVAETDGRGGTRLAVLRGQSPLLLRRTGPRTTGGVTVHLVGGAAGPLRGDELRLDIEVGPGAWLELLSVAAQLALPGRPAPASRLTITATVAAGGTLRWIPEPLIAAAGCDHVAVTRVAVEAGGSLLWRDDLVCGRHGETSGDFVADTLVRYDGSALYRHELAVGPRAPGWTGAAVLGSARAIGTVITAGPDSAIRADLGPDSAIRADLGQQTAVRGNAGPATVTTPTVAVMPLAGPGLLATAVGADIREVRAALDPFCAAHVTAQRPTNAQPRIPAAA, encoded by the coding sequence ATGAAGGCCGAGGCACGGATCGTCGCGGAGACCGACGGGCGCGGGGGCACCCGGCTGGCCGTTCTGCGCGGGCAGTCGCCGCTGTTGCTGCGGCGCACCGGGCCGCGGACCACCGGTGGCGTCACCGTGCATCTCGTCGGCGGCGCGGCGGGGCCGTTGCGCGGGGACGAGCTGCGGCTGGACATCGAGGTCGGCCCCGGCGCCTGGCTGGAGCTGCTCAGCGTGGCCGCGCAGCTCGCGCTGCCGGGCCGGCCGGCGCCCGCGTCGCGGCTGACGATCACGGCTACGGTCGCGGCGGGCGGCACGCTGCGGTGGATCCCGGAGCCGCTGATCGCCGCCGCCGGGTGTGACCACGTCGCGGTCACCCGGGTCGCCGTCGAGGCCGGTGGGTCACTGTTGTGGCGCGACGACCTGGTCTGCGGTCGGCACGGGGAGACCTCCGGCGACTTCGTCGCTGACACCCTTGTTCGGTACGACGGGAGCGCGCTCTACCGTCACGAACTCGCCGTGGGCCCGCGCGCCCCGGGCTGGACCGGCGCCGCGGTCCTGGGCAGCGCCCGCGCCATCGGCACCGTCATAACCGCCGGCCCGGACTCCGCAATCCGGGCAGACCTCGGTCCGGACTCCGCAATCCGGGCAGACCTCGGTCAACAGACCGCGGTACGGGGGAACGCCGGGCCGGCGACCGTGACGACGCCGACCGTGGCGGTCATGCCGTTGGCCGGCCCAGGGTTGCTGGCCACCGCCGTCGGTGCGGACATTCGCGAGGTCCGGGCCGCGCTCGACCCGTTCTGCGCGGCTCACGTGACTGCCCAGCGCCCGACGAACGCTCAGCCGAGGATCCCGGCCGCCGCCTGA
- a CDS encoding sigma-70 family RNA polymerase sigma factor, whose amino-acid sequence MTATTQLPATIGSIIHDAPSARDIEDLIREHMPMVGHLVRELLNRVPGHVHSDDLSSAGFAALLGAARSFDVTRGIPFHRFAAVRIRGALLDELRGQDWASRSVRARARRAATARQELTAALGRTPSDAEVAEMLGIRVSELASVEDDVQKASLLSLQGFPTGAAEEMVPELSEGPEDLLLKRERLGYLHQAIQALPERLRQVVEESFLQEQPLSEVAARLGVTESRISQLRTEALRLLREGLNSSLAPELLTVAAGGPRTRKGCLQRRRTEYFAKVQQQGNLHTRLALTDSHGVPIAVAA is encoded by the coding sequence GTGACCGCCACGACTCAACTCCCCGCCACCATCGGCAGCATCATTCACGACGCGCCCTCGGCGCGCGACATCGAGGACCTGATCCGCGAGCACATGCCGATGGTTGGCCACCTGGTCCGGGAATTGCTCAACCGGGTGCCCGGCCACGTCCACTCGGACGACCTCTCTTCAGCCGGATTCGCGGCGTTGCTCGGAGCGGCTCGCTCCTTCGACGTGACCCGCGGCATTCCCTTCCACCGCTTCGCCGCCGTCCGGATCCGTGGCGCGCTGCTCGACGAGCTGCGTGGCCAGGACTGGGCGAGTCGGTCGGTGCGGGCCAGGGCCCGGCGGGCCGCCACCGCTCGGCAGGAGCTCACCGCCGCACTCGGTCGCACCCCCAGTGACGCCGAGGTCGCGGAGATGCTCGGAATCAGGGTGTCCGAACTGGCGAGTGTCGAGGATGACGTGCAGAAGGCGTCTCTGCTGAGCCTTCAGGGCTTCCCCACCGGGGCGGCCGAGGAGATGGTGCCGGAGCTGTCCGAGGGACCGGAGGATCTGCTGCTCAAGCGGGAGCGCCTGGGCTATCTGCATCAGGCCATCCAGGCACTGCCCGAACGGCTGCGTCAGGTCGTGGAGGAATCGTTCCTGCAGGAACAGCCGCTCAGCGAGGTGGCGGCCCGGCTCGGCGTGACCGAGTCACGGATCTCCCAGCTGCGTACCGAGGCACTCCGGTTGCTGCGGGAGGGCCTGAACAGCTCGCTCGCACCGGAGCTGCTGACCGTCGCGGCCGGCGGGCCCCGGACCCGCAAGGGATGTTTGCAACGACGCCGCACCGAGTACTTCGCGAAGGTGCAGCAACAGGGCAATCTGCACACGCGGCTGGCCCTGACCGACAGCCACGGCGTACCGATCGCCGTCGCTGCCTGA
- a CDS encoding serine/threonine-protein kinase, with amino-acid sequence MSTTDLPGSGLLAGRYRLVERLGAGGMSVVWRGFDEVLGRQVAVKVLPPSTSADPSFRRRLRAEAQAAARLSHPHITNVYDYGEATTVDGEPVPYVVMELVDGESLAAVLARVRTMPWNAAVRISADVAAALAAAHARGIVHRDVTPANVMLTQSGAKVVDFGISALIGENDTDPDGSLLGTPAYLAPERLEGGQVSPATDVYAVGLLIYRMLIGQLPWDVGTTTALLRAHQYVEPEPLPPVEGLPREVDALVGRCLEKRPADRPPTAEVAHVLAAIAAGAPMASSGGYQADWGDSGEDTTILPSGYPYAGMGAAAAAFSPAPHELESPGNRGPQLRPGAGGPAAAASAPADNRPPGRNRKQVRTRRGLIVLGTILLLSGATYGWSLAAPPNGEDASANTPLPGPSVVPAAGNCIVSYAVWAQSNNRFKAQVTLANRGDQPVDDWKLWFLMPGDQTLSGAGKIDLTQNKRAVTVASAAVLKPQENTTLEITGRFAKSNAAPMLFQLNGKTCQAYVSSEPGEPSRPVEQLSDGTTRLGAPASESPAPGISVDPSGIVHITPTSGTPTIGTTTPSTGTNTSATPSTGTTTSATPSKSVEPNPPTTEPTTTPPTTTATTDPPAPPAPGTSVIGCEEEVDC; translated from the coding sequence ATGAGCACGACGGACCTGCCCGGTTCGGGTCTGCTCGCCGGCCGATATCGGCTGGTGGAGCGCCTCGGCGCCGGCGGGATGTCTGTGGTTTGGCGAGGGTTCGACGAAGTGCTGGGGCGTCAGGTCGCGGTCAAGGTCCTGCCCCCGTCCACCAGCGCCGATCCCTCGTTCCGGCGACGACTGCGAGCGGAGGCACAGGCTGCGGCGCGGCTGAGCCACCCACACATCACCAACGTGTACGACTACGGCGAGGCCACCACGGTCGACGGCGAACCGGTGCCGTACGTCGTGATGGAACTGGTCGACGGCGAGTCGCTGGCGGCCGTGCTGGCCCGGGTCCGCACCATGCCGTGGAACGCGGCGGTCCGGATCAGCGCCGACGTGGCGGCCGCCCTGGCCGCGGCGCACGCCCGCGGGATCGTGCACCGCGACGTCACCCCGGCCAACGTGATGCTCACCCAGTCCGGGGCGAAGGTGGTCGACTTCGGCATCTCCGCCCTGATCGGGGAGAACGACACCGACCCGGACGGCAGCCTGCTCGGCACCCCGGCCTACCTGGCGCCCGAGCGACTGGAGGGCGGCCAGGTCAGCCCGGCCACCGACGTCTACGCGGTCGGCCTGCTGATCTACCGGATGCTGATCGGTCAGCTCCCGTGGGACGTGGGCACCACCACCGCCCTGCTGCGGGCGCATCAGTACGTGGAGCCCGAGCCGCTCCCGCCGGTCGAGGGCCTGCCCCGCGAGGTGGACGCCCTGGTCGGCCGCTGCCTGGAGAAGCGCCCGGCGGACCGGCCGCCGACCGCCGAGGTCGCGCACGTGCTGGCCGCGATCGCGGCGGGCGCGCCGATGGCCTCGTCCGGCGGCTATCAGGCGGACTGGGGCGACAGCGGCGAGGACACCACGATCCTGCCGTCCGGTTACCCGTACGCGGGGATGGGCGCGGCCGCCGCGGCCTTCTCGCCGGCCCCGCACGAGCTGGAGTCGCCGGGCAACCGGGGCCCGCAGCTGCGCCCGGGCGCCGGCGGCCCGGCCGCCGCCGCGTCCGCCCCGGCCGACAACCGTCCCCCGGGGCGCAACCGCAAGCAGGTGCGGACCCGGCGCGGCCTGATCGTGCTCGGCACCATCCTGCTGCTCAGCGGCGCGACCTACGGCTGGAGCCTGGCCGCCCCGCCGAACGGCGAGGACGCCTCGGCCAACACGCCCCTGCCGGGTCCCAGCGTGGTCCCGGCGGCCGGCAACTGCATCGTCAGCTACGCGGTCTGGGCGCAGAGCAACAACCGGTTCAAGGCCCAGGTGACGCTCGCCAACCGGGGCGACCAGCCGGTCGACGACTGGAAGCTCTGGTTCCTCATGCCGGGCGACCAGACCCTCTCCGGCGCCGGCAAGATCGACCTGACCCAGAACAAGCGGGCGGTCACCGTCGCCTCGGCGGCCGTGCTCAAGCCGCAGGAGAACACCACGCTGGAGATCACCGGCCGGTTCGCGAAGAGCAACGCCGCGCCGATGCTCTTCCAGCTCAACGGCAAGACCTGCCAGGCGTACGTGTCGAGCGAGCCCGGCGAGCCGTCCCGCCCGGTCGAGCAGCTCTCCGACGGCACCACCCGGCTCGGCGCGCCCGCGTCGGAGTCCCCGGCGCCGGGCATCTCGGTCGACCCGAGCGGCATCGTGCACATCACGCCCACCAGCGGGACGCCGACCATCGGGACGACCACCCCGAGCACCGGCACGAACACCTCGGCGACGCCGTCCACCGGCACCACCACGTCGGCGACGCCGTCCAAGAGCGTGGAGCCGAACCCGCCGACCACCGAGCCGACCACGACGCCGCCCACCACGACGGCGACCACGGATCCGCCGGCGCCGCCCGCGCCGGGCACGTCGGTCATCGGCTGCGAAGAGGAAGTCGACTGCTGA
- the cphA gene encoding cyanophycin synthetase, which yields MKIESLRRLRGPNVYLSRPAVVARLRLAELTGQETADVTGFTERLLRALPGLAEHHCAAGAPGGFVSRLRGGTYFGHVTEHVCLELSQLIGRDVSFGRTVATGEPGLYDVIVECPVDESPASRVPGELLRAAVDLVLAVHGGQIGAPVERLAELAAFAEREATGPSTRAIIAAARRRGIPVERFDDLSLVRLGWGTRRRMAWAAMTDRTSGVGIDIAGDKHVTRSLLGEAGIPVAGGGAAGTAEEAVRLLRELGAPVVVKPRHGRQGRHVMLGLSTPEAVERAFTEAGGDVVVERQLAGRDYRVLMVAGEVVAAAERIAAHVVGDGRATLAELVTRVNADPRRGAGHSRVLTRITLDDAALRTAGCAADEVPAAGTTVWLRDCANLSTGGTSRDVTDQVHPDVTRLCQRVVALVGLDIAGIDLRLPDIAAALPPTGEEDPSSGVIEVNAVPGLRMHLAPVRGRARDVGDAIVRAMFPGGSDGRIPAVAVTGTNGKTTVTRLIAHLLGGAGRRVGTATTDGVYVDGRPIHLADATGPRSAQQVLGDPQVDVAVLETARGGLLRRGLGYDWTDVGVITNITAEHLGQDGLDSIEDLAHVKAVVAERVRDGGTLVLNADDPWVRTLATRPRVRADRKRLVWFGLDPANPVLTEHLGRGGTAYVLDDGWLVQATGARRTPLLRLAEVPGAYGGAAPHATANALAAIAAARALGARPDTVVSRLAEFDPGVDNPGRGTLLRLGDVSIFLDYAHNPAALAATLRTLHRLWGANRCVAAVTLPADRRDDLLAASAQILADGLTRAVLYDDRDSGWRPAGEVSALVEREMRARRPQIRAVRADGYREAVTAALGMTAPGEVLLVNYEKWGPMRAFLAELGAIPAGAHPVVPRTPAIRATPQIARNLTASAPLASSSVTDHGHS from the coding sequence ATGAAGATCGAGAGCCTGCGCCGCCTGCGCGGACCGAATGTGTACCTGTCCCGGCCGGCGGTGGTGGCCCGGCTCCGGCTGGCGGAGCTGACCGGGCAGGAGACCGCTGACGTCACCGGGTTCACCGAGCGGCTGCTGCGCGCGCTGCCCGGGCTGGCCGAGCACCACTGCGCGGCCGGCGCGCCGGGCGGGTTCGTCAGCCGGCTGCGCGGCGGCACCTACTTCGGGCACGTCACCGAGCACGTGTGCCTGGAGCTGTCCCAGCTGATCGGCCGGGACGTGAGCTTCGGGCGGACCGTCGCGACCGGCGAGCCCGGGCTCTACGACGTGATCGTGGAGTGCCCGGTCGACGAGTCGCCGGCCTCCCGGGTGCCGGGGGAGCTGCTGCGGGCCGCGGTCGACCTGGTGCTGGCCGTGCACGGCGGGCAGATCGGCGCGCCGGTGGAGCGGCTCGCCGAGCTGGCGGCGTTCGCCGAGCGGGAGGCGACCGGCCCGAGCACCCGGGCGATCATCGCGGCGGCCCGGCGGCGCGGCATCCCGGTCGAGCGCTTCGACGACCTGAGCCTGGTCCGGCTCGGCTGGGGCACCCGCCGGCGGATGGCCTGGGCCGCGATGACCGACCGGACCAGCGGTGTCGGCATCGACATCGCCGGCGACAAGCACGTCACCCGCAGCCTGCTCGGCGAGGCCGGCATCCCGGTGGCCGGCGGGGGCGCGGCGGGCACCGCGGAGGAGGCCGTCCGGCTGCTGCGCGAGCTGGGCGCCCCGGTCGTGGTGAAGCCCCGGCACGGGCGGCAGGGCCGGCACGTGATGCTCGGGCTGAGCACGCCGGAGGCGGTCGAGCGGGCGTTCACCGAGGCCGGCGGCGACGTGGTGGTCGAGCGGCAGCTGGCCGGCCGGGACTACCGGGTGCTGATGGTGGCCGGCGAGGTGGTGGCGGCCGCCGAGCGGATCGCCGCGCACGTCGTCGGCGACGGCCGGGCCACGCTCGCCGAGCTGGTCACCCGGGTCAACGCGGATCCCCGGCGCGGCGCGGGGCACTCCCGGGTGCTGACCCGGATCACCCTCGACGACGCGGCGCTGCGGACCGCCGGCTGCGCCGCGGATGAGGTGCCGGCCGCCGGTACGACCGTCTGGCTGCGCGACTGCGCGAACCTCTCCACCGGCGGGACCAGCCGGGACGTCACCGACCAGGTGCACCCGGACGTGACCCGGCTGTGCCAGCGGGTGGTCGCGCTGGTCGGGCTGGACATCGCCGGGATCGACCTGCGGCTGCCGGACATCGCCGCGGCGCTGCCGCCGACCGGCGAGGAGGACCCGTCGAGCGGGGTGATCGAGGTGAACGCGGTCCCCGGGCTGCGGATGCACCTGGCCCCGGTGCGCGGCCGGGCCCGGGACGTGGGCGACGCGATCGTGCGGGCGATGTTCCCCGGCGGCTCGGACGGGCGGATCCCGGCCGTCGCGGTCACCGGCACGAACGGCAAGACCACCGTGACCCGGCTGATCGCGCACCTGCTCGGCGGCGCCGGCCGGCGGGTCGGCACGGCCACCACCGACGGCGTGTACGTGGACGGCCGCCCGATCCACCTGGCCGACGCGACCGGCCCGCGCTCGGCGCAGCAGGTGCTCGGCGACCCGCAGGTCGACGTGGCGGTGCTGGAGACGGCGCGCGGCGGGCTGCTGCGGCGCGGGCTCGGCTACGACTGGACCGACGTCGGCGTGATCACCAACATCACCGCCGAGCACCTCGGCCAGGACGGGCTCGACTCGATCGAGGACCTGGCGCACGTCAAGGCGGTGGTCGCCGAGCGGGTCCGGGACGGCGGCACCCTGGTCCTGAACGCCGACGACCCGTGGGTGCGCACGCTCGCCACCCGGCCCCGGGTCCGGGCTGACCGGAAACGACTGGTGTGGTTCGGGCTCGACCCGGCCAATCCGGTGCTGACCGAGCACCTCGGGCGGGGCGGTACGGCGTACGTCCTCGACGACGGCTGGCTGGTTCAGGCCACCGGCGCCCGGCGGACGCCGCTGCTGCGGCTGGCCGAGGTGCCCGGGGCGTACGGCGGCGCCGCCCCGCACGCCACCGCGAACGCCCTCGCCGCGATCGCCGCGGCCCGGGCCCTGGGCGCCCGCCCGGACACCGTGGTGTCCCGGCTCGCCGAGTTCGACCCCGGCGTGGACAACCCGGGCCGGGGCACGCTGCTGCGCCTGGGCGACGTCTCGATCTTCCTGGACTACGCGCACAACCCGGCCGCGCTCGCCGCCACCCTGCGCACGCTGCACCGGCTCTGGGGCGCGAACCGCTGCGTGGCCGCCGTGACGCTGCCCGCCGACCGTCGTGACGACCTGCTCGCCGCGTCCGCCCAGATCCTGGCGGACGGGCTGACCCGGGCCGTGCTCTACGACGACCGGGACTCCGGGTGGCGTCCGGCCGGGGAGGTGTCCGCCCTGGTGGAGCGCGAGATGCGGGCTCGCCGGCCGCAGATCCGGGCGGTCCGCGCGGACGGCTACCGGGAGGCGGTGACGGCCGCGCTGGGGATGACGGCGCCGGGCGAGGTGCTGCTGGTGAACTACGAGAAGTGGGGGCCGATGCGGGCGTTCCTCGCCGAGCTGGGCGCGATCCCGGCCGGCGCGCATCCGGTGGTTCCGCGCACCCCGGCGATCCGCGCCACACCGCAAATTGCCCGGAACCTCACGGCAAGTGCCCCGTTGGCGTCAAGCAGTGTGACAGATCATGGACATTCTTGA
- a CDS encoding cyanophycinase — MDARLLIIGGAAGPALLVRFVELAGAASARIVVIATASGAPENTETHYVDTFTALGAGSVRALRLTTRAEANDPASAAVLREASGVFFTGGDQQRITSVLGGTAVDSLLQELVSGGAVLLGGTSAGAAMMSATMIVGGDAPGVTADAVRTGPGLEFLPGVLIDQHFAQRGRLNRLLSAVARYPHELGLGIDEDTAILTDGDRFEVLGSGAVTVVDAGAATDIRVPRSGPIALAGARIHVLPAGHTFHLTGRRPGIGDHAHEDREPAPPARTECVPVPAGGGGPAPAGGADRAGDR; from the coding sequence GTGGACGCCCGGCTACTGATCATCGGAGGCGCCGCCGGGCCGGCGTTGCTCGTCCGGTTCGTGGAGCTGGCCGGTGCCGCGTCCGCCCGGATCGTGGTGATCGCGACCGCCAGCGGAGCGCCGGAGAACACCGAGACGCACTACGTCGACACGTTCACCGCGCTGGGCGCCGGCTCGGTCCGCGCGCTGCGCCTGACCACCCGCGCCGAGGCCAACGACCCGGCGTCGGCGGCCGTGCTGCGCGAGGCCAGCGGGGTCTTCTTCACCGGCGGCGACCAGCAGCGGATCACCTCCGTGCTGGGCGGTACGGCGGTCGACTCGCTGCTGCAGGAGCTGGTGTCCGGCGGCGCCGTGCTGCTCGGCGGGACCAGTGCGGGCGCCGCGATGATGTCGGCCACGATGATCGTCGGCGGGGACGCGCCGGGCGTGACGGCTGACGCCGTACGCACCGGTCCTGGTCTGGAATTTCTTCCGGGTGTGCTGATCGATCAGCACTTCGCCCAGCGCGGGCGGCTGAATCGGCTGCTCAGCGCGGTCGCGCGCTATCCGCACGAGCTCGGCCTGGGCATCGACGAGGACACCGCGATCCTGACCGACGGCGACCGGTTCGAGGTCCTCGGCAGCGGCGCGGTCACGGTCGTCGACGCCGGCGCCGCCACCGACATCCGGGTCCCGCGGAGCGGCCCGATCGCGCTGGCCGGGGCCCGGATCCACGTGCTGCCGGCCGGGCACACCTTTCACCTCACCGGCCGCCGGCCGGGGATCGGGGACCACGCCCATGAAGATCGAGAGCCTGCGCCGCCTGCGCGGACCGAATGTGTACCTGTCCCGGCCGGCGGTGGTGGCCCGGCTCCGGCTGGCGGAGCTGACCGGGCAGGAGACCGCTGA